In a single window of the Leptidea sinapis chromosome 47, ilLepSina1.1, whole genome shotgun sequence genome:
- the LOC126978106 gene encoding stromal interaction molecule homolog isoform X5 — MFISWFSAGTVYIVNRICEGFLETEGSRWKDWLLASLLLGAVVGSWAALRAGRASRHQLQRMLRDMEHLRKAEMALDDMQKELEKARLEQESATTEKINLEKKLREAGDTPLLNSASSDLEMSQLKAEIEMLRAELRRAEGELEDRCWAPPPGLQQWLQLTHEVENRAYLRKKQQADMQLQQAREACEKLRKKRSSLVGAFVSTHGKSIDDVDRSIVEARTALNEVTHELQERMHRWKQIERMCGFNIINNNGLQFLESQLYRTINGRPAGKVRVSNSQDDLSVGDDTSLCGSVADNFGWREDSSGSETDAPHYPLDLRLAEARLQLEERLAQETREGKDRKQEEKGRSSGDVRRSPADERRREQPVNFVLGGDNANYWPAEDLTRSPHSQSQPQLRASVRPLPPPRRPAPTQIVRSRSTDIVPYNPDEPKPPPRPFNRQKALAESVESVPSSNTPPEEESTDSSIMEDEAIAKPRRRRINLPFGKKAKTPA; from the exons AAGGCAGTCGATGGAAGGATTGGTTACTGGCGTCGCTGCTGCTCGGGGCTGTGGTTGGTTCCTGGGCGGCGCTGAGAGCTGGCCGCGCCAGCAGGCACCAGCTGCAGAGGATGCTGCGGGACATGGAACACCTGAGGAAGGCGGAGATGGCACTGGATGACATGCAGAAAGAGCTGGAGAAGGCTCGCTTGGAACAG GAAAGTGCGACCACAGAGAAAATAAACTTGGAGAAAAAGCTGAGAGAAGCTGGCGACACGCCCCTTTTAAACTCCGCCTCTTCGGATTTGGAAATGTCACAGCTTAAAGCTGAAATTGAG ATGCTCAGAGCAGAACTTCGGAGGGCGGAAGGAGAGTTGGAGGACCGATGCTGGGCCCCACCTCCGGGACTCCAGCAGTGGCTGCAGCTAACTCACGAGGTCGAGAACCGCGCATATCTGAGGAAGAAGCAGCAGGCCGATATGCAGCTTCAACAAGCCAGGGAAGCG TGCGAAAAGTTGCGTAAGAAGCGCTCTAGTCTGGTTGGTGCATTTGTTTCGACTCATGGGAAGTCCATAGATGACGTCGACAGATCCATTGTGGAGGCTCGGACGGCGCTCAATGAAGTTACGCATGAATTACAG GAGCGTATGCACAGATGGAAACAGATTGAGCGCATGTGCGGGTTCAACATTATCAACAACAACGGTTTGCAGTTCCTCGAAAGCCAACTCTATCGTACTATCAACGGTCGTCCCGCTGGGAAAG TTCGCGTAAGCAATTCCCAGGACGATTTGAGTGTTGGCGACGACACGTCACTCTGCGGCTCAG TGGCCGACAACTTTGGATGGCGGGAGGACTCGTCGGGTAGTGAAACTGACGCACCACACTATCCGTTGGACCTTCGATTGGCCGAAGCtag GTTGCAGTTGGAGGAGCGGCTAGCGCAGGAAACGCGTGAGGGCAAGGATCGCAAACAAGAAGAGAAGGGGCGGAGCTCCGGGGACGTGAGGAGGAGTCCGGCGGACGAGCGGCGCCGGGAGCAGCCCGTGAACTTTGTACTGGGCGGAGATAA TGCCAACTACTGGCCGGCCGAAGACCTCACCCGTTCGCCTCACTCGCAGTCTCAGCCGCAACTTCGCGCATCCGTTAGGCCCCTCCCTCCGCCGCGAAGGCCCGCCCCCACCCAGATAGTCCGTTCCCGCAGCACTGACATCGTCCCCTACAACCCTGATGAACCGAAACCACCTCCGAGGCCCTTCAACAGGCAAAAGGCCCTAGCGGAAAGCGTCGAGTCAGTGCCCTCAAGCAATACACCCCCAGAAGAAGAGTCCACTGACTCCTCTATAATGGAAGACGAAGCTATCGCGAAACCGCGCCGTAGACGAATCAACTTGCCGTTTGGGAAGAAGGCTAAGACCCCTGCGTGA
- the LOC126978106 gene encoding stromal interaction molecule homolog isoform X6 produces MFISWFSAGTVYIVNRICEGFLETGSRWKDWLLASLLLGAVVGSWAALRAGRASRHQLQRMLRDMEHLRKAEMALDDMQKELEKARLEQESATTEKINLEKKLREAGDTPLLNSASSDLEMSQLKAEIEMLRAELRRAEGELEDRCWAPPPGLQQWLQLTHEVENRAYLRKKQQADMQLQQAREACEKLRKKRSSLVGAFVSTHGKSIDDVDRSIVEARTALNEVTHELQERMHRWKQIERMCGFNIINNNGLQFLESQLYRTINGRPAGKVRVSNSQDDLSVGDDTSLCGSVADNFGWREDSSGSETDAPHYPLDLRLAEARLQLEERLAQETREGKDRKQEEKGRSSGDVRRSPADERRREQPVNFVLGGDNANYWPAEDLTRSPHSQSQPQLRASVRPLPPPRRPAPTQIVRSRSTDIVPYNPDEPKPPPRPFNRQKALAESVESVPSSNTPPEEESTDSSIMEDEAIAKPRRRRINLPFGKKAKTPA; encoded by the exons GCAGTCGATGGAAGGATTGGTTACTGGCGTCGCTGCTGCTCGGGGCTGTGGTTGGTTCCTGGGCGGCGCTGAGAGCTGGCCGCGCCAGCAGGCACCAGCTGCAGAGGATGCTGCGGGACATGGAACACCTGAGGAAGGCGGAGATGGCACTGGATGACATGCAGAAAGAGCTGGAGAAGGCTCGCTTGGAACAG GAAAGTGCGACCACAGAGAAAATAAACTTGGAGAAAAAGCTGAGAGAAGCTGGCGACACGCCCCTTTTAAACTCCGCCTCTTCGGATTTGGAAATGTCACAGCTTAAAGCTGAAATTGAG ATGCTCAGAGCAGAACTTCGGAGGGCGGAAGGAGAGTTGGAGGACCGATGCTGGGCCCCACCTCCGGGACTCCAGCAGTGGCTGCAGCTAACTCACGAGGTCGAGAACCGCGCATATCTGAGGAAGAAGCAGCAGGCCGATATGCAGCTTCAACAAGCCAGGGAAGCG TGCGAAAAGTTGCGTAAGAAGCGCTCTAGTCTGGTTGGTGCATTTGTTTCGACTCATGGGAAGTCCATAGATGACGTCGACAGATCCATTGTGGAGGCTCGGACGGCGCTCAATGAAGTTACGCATGAATTACAG GAGCGTATGCACAGATGGAAACAGATTGAGCGCATGTGCGGGTTCAACATTATCAACAACAACGGTTTGCAGTTCCTCGAAAGCCAACTCTATCGTACTATCAACGGTCGTCCCGCTGGGAAAG TTCGCGTAAGCAATTCCCAGGACGATTTGAGTGTTGGCGACGACACGTCACTCTGCGGCTCAG TGGCCGACAACTTTGGATGGCGGGAGGACTCGTCGGGTAGTGAAACTGACGCACCACACTATCCGTTGGACCTTCGATTGGCCGAAGCtag GTTGCAGTTGGAGGAGCGGCTAGCGCAGGAAACGCGTGAGGGCAAGGATCGCAAACAAGAAGAGAAGGGGCGGAGCTCCGGGGACGTGAGGAGGAGTCCGGCGGACGAGCGGCGCCGGGAGCAGCCCGTGAACTTTGTACTGGGCGGAGATAA TGCCAACTACTGGCCGGCCGAAGACCTCACCCGTTCGCCTCACTCGCAGTCTCAGCCGCAACTTCGCGCATCCGTTAGGCCCCTCCCTCCGCCGCGAAGGCCCGCCCCCACCCAGATAGTCCGTTCCCGCAGCACTGACATCGTCCCCTACAACCCTGATGAACCGAAACCACCTCCGAGGCCCTTCAACAGGCAAAAGGCCCTAGCGGAAAGCGTCGAGTCAGTGCCCTCAAGCAATACACCCCCAGAAGAAGAGTCCACTGACTCCTCTATAATGGAAGACGAAGCTATCGCGAAACCGCGCCGTAGACGAATCAACTTGCCGTTTGGGAAGAAGGCTAAGACCCCTGCGTGA